The following coding sequences are from one Leptolyngbya sp. NIES-3755 window:
- a CDS encoding photosystem II Psb27 protein (similar to AA sequence:cyanobase_aa:LBDG_05060) has protein sequence MTFIFQLALLALVLFSFVMVIGVPVAYASPQNWDTSKKLLYLGSGIWFILVITVGVLNYLVI, from the coding sequence ATGACCTTCATTTTCCAACTGGCACTGTTGGCACTGGTTTTATTTTCGTTCGTGATGGTAATTGGGGTTCCCGTCGCTTATGCGTCCCCGCAAAATTGGGACACGTCCAAAAAACTGCTCTATTTGGGTTCAGGTATTTGGTTCATTCTAGTGATCACTGTGGGCGTTTTAAATTATCTCGTGATCTAA
- a CDS encoding RNA polymerase sigma factor (similar to AA sequence:cyanobase_aa:LBDG_32020) — MDTMKVYLDQIGRIPRLTPEQEIELGRQVQRLQTLYEVRQPTLEQWQKAANLSASELQSAIAQGERAKRKMIEANLRLVVSIAQRFKNRNLELSDLIQEGNLGLQRSVEKFDPSKGYRFSTYAYWWIRQAMSRAIALKSRTIRIPTHLTEKLNLIHKTQRSLSQSLGRTATISEIAQELSMSSIEVREALLAVRRSVSLDVSINDQDTNLGDLLPDEAELPDETVVKSMLREDLLNLLGLLPTRQREVMSLRFGLQDGEALSLAQAGRRMNCSRETVRSLEKAAMKTLQQYKMRLQEYVLI, encoded by the coding sequence ATGGACACGATGAAAGTCTATTTGGATCAAATTGGTCGAATTCCACGTTTGACACCAGAACAAGAGATTGAACTCGGTCGGCAGGTTCAAAGGTTACAAACGCTCTATGAAGTTCGGCAACCGACGCTGGAACAATGGCAGAAAGCAGCGAATCTTTCAGCCTCAGAATTGCAAAGTGCGATCGCACAAGGAGAACGCGCTAAACGCAAGATGATCGAAGCGAACCTACGATTAGTCGTTTCGATCGCCCAACGCTTCAAGAATCGCAATCTAGAACTCTCAGATTTAATCCAGGAAGGTAACTTGGGATTGCAACGGAGTGTGGAAAAGTTTGATCCCTCAAAAGGCTATCGATTTTCGACTTATGCGTATTGGTGGATTCGTCAGGCAATGAGTCGAGCGATCGCACTTAAAAGTCGAACGATCCGAATTCCAACTCACCTGACTGAGAAGCTAAATTTGATTCATAAAACTCAGCGATCGCTCTCTCAATCATTAGGCAGAACTGCAACGATTTCTGAAATTGCTCAAGAACTATCAATGAGTTCAATCGAAGTTCGAGAAGCACTATTAGCAGTTCGCCGCTCAGTCTCGTTAGATGTTTCAATCAATGATCAGGACACGAATTTGGGCGATCTGTTGCCAGATGAGGCAGAGTTACCAGATGAAACGGTTGTGAAATCGATGCTCCGAGAAGATTTATTGAATTTACTGGGACTATTGCCTACTAGACAACGTGAAGTCATGTCTTTGCGATTTGGCTTACAAGATGGGGAAGCATTGAGTTTGGCTCAAGCAGGTCGAAGAATGAATTGTAGTCGGGAAACAGTGCGATCGCTTGAAAAAGCCGCGATGAAAACATTGCAACAGTACAAAATGCGATTGCAGGAATACGTTCTAATCTAG
- a CDS encoding bifunctional phosphoribosyl-AMP cyclohydrolase/phosphoribosyl-ATP pyrophosphatase (similar to AA sequence:cyanobase_aa:LBDG_00460) yields MASIELVSPDSIPTDAIKYDDRGLVPAIVQDYLDGTVLMMAWMNQESLGKTLATGETWFWSRSRQEFWHKGATSGHTQKVKAIRYDCDSDALLVTVEQIGDIACHTGERSCFHQVDSKIAPPPADTLSQVFSVVCDRRDNPIEGSYTRTLFAGGDNKILKKIGEEAAEVVMACKDDDKTAIAGEAADLFYHTLVALAHHKVDLKDVYRKLQERR; encoded by the coding sequence ATGGCTTCGATCGAACTGGTTTCTCCCGATTCAATTCCCACCGATGCGATCAAATATGACGATCGTGGTTTAGTGCCTGCAATTGTTCAGGATTATCTCGATGGCACAGTCTTGATGATGGCGTGGATGAACCAAGAATCTCTAGGAAAAACGCTTGCCACCGGAGAAACCTGGTTTTGGAGTCGATCGCGTCAGGAGTTCTGGCACAAAGGCGCAACTTCAGGACATACCCAAAAAGTAAAAGCGATTCGATACGACTGTGATAGTGATGCGTTGTTAGTAACCGTTGAGCAAATTGGCGATATTGCTTGTCATACGGGAGAACGAAGCTGTTTTCATCAAGTCGATAGCAAAATCGCGCCACCTCCCGCTGATACATTATCCCAAGTCTTTTCTGTAGTCTGCGATCGACGTGATAATCCAATCGAAGGCTCCTACACCCGAACGCTATTTGCAGGTGGCGATAATAAGATTCTCAAAAAAATCGGAGAAGAAGCCGCAGAAGTTGTGATGGCTTGCAAAGATGATGATAAAACTGCGATCGCAGGAGAAGCCGCAGATTTGTTCTATCACACCTTGGTTGCACTCGCTCATCACAAAGTAGATCTCAAAGATGTCTATCGAAAGCTTCAGGAACGACGTTAG
- a CDS encoding riboflavin synthase beta subunit (similar to AA sequence:cyanobase_aa:LBDG_05070), with protein sequence MTIFEGTFSQTDSLRFAIVVGRFNDLVTTRLLEACQDCLKRHGINVDPQGTQVDYAWVPGAFELPMVARQLALSNRYDAVICLGAVIKGQTPHFEHVSSEVSKGIANASFQTGVPVIFGVLTTDNMQQALERAGIKSNLGWEYGMSAIEMASLMRQVRSGTETNGFSGTLTSASIPHHSLPVAHSEEHH encoded by the coding sequence ATGACTATATTTGAAGGAACATTTTCTCAAACCGATTCTCTGCGATTTGCGATCGTCGTCGGTCGCTTTAATGATTTAGTCACAACGCGCCTGCTCGAAGCGTGTCAGGACTGTTTGAAGCGACATGGCATCAACGTCGATCCGCAAGGAACACAGGTAGATTATGCTTGGGTTCCTGGTGCGTTCGAGTTGCCAATGGTCGCTCGTCAACTTGCGCTGTCTAATCGATACGATGCGGTGATTTGCTTAGGTGCAGTGATCAAAGGACAAACGCCTCATTTTGAGCATGTTTCGTCTGAGGTCTCGAAAGGGATCGCGAATGCAAGCTTTCAGACCGGGGTTCCGGTCATTTTCGGAGTGCTGACGACCGATAATATGCAGCAAGCCCTCGAACGTGCAGGCATCAAGAGCAATCTTGGCTGGGAATACGGCATGAGCGCGATCGAAATGGCAAGCTTGATGCGACAAGTCCGGAGTGGTACAGAAACGAATGGCTTCAGTGGTACGCTCACCTCGGCTTCGATTCCGCACCATTCACTTCCGGTGGCTCATTCCGAAGAGCACCATTAA
- a CDS encoding DevC protein (similar to AA sequence:cyanobase_aa:LBDG_32000) has protein sequence MPRKTPLAWFQLMKEKARLVVAIAGIGFADMLMFMQLGFQDSLYDSATVPHRMLQADLVMIDPQFKSLAAFTPFSREQLYQTKSSDRVQSVSSIRIAMGQWKNPETRLTRSILIWGIEPDAPSFKLPGLQENLEPLKLLNNVVFDRVGRPEFGAIAETFEKQGSVTTELNQQVINISGLVTMGASFTADGNVFMSDSTFLKLFRDRQASQVDIGLIQLKPGSDIKAVQAQLSANLPNVKVLTPEEFAAIERNYWESQGTIGFIFGIGVIVGFIVGTVIVYQILYTDVANHLPEYATLKAMGYSDRFLLNVLLQEALILAVLGFIPGFAVAVGLYQLTYAATLLPIAMTTNRAITVFVLTVAMCSISGAIAMRKLQAADPADIF, from the coding sequence ATGCCTCGTAAAACGCCGCTGGCATGGTTCCAGTTGATGAAAGAGAAAGCGCGATTGGTTGTTGCGATCGCAGGAATCGGTTTTGCCGATATGTTGATGTTTATGCAATTGGGCTTTCAAGATTCGCTCTATGACAGTGCAACAGTACCTCATCGAATGTTGCAAGCAGATTTGGTGATGATTGATCCGCAATTCAAGAGTTTAGCTGCATTTACGCCGTTCTCACGTGAGCAGCTTTACCAGACGAAATCTAGCGATCGAGTTCAATCTGTCAGTTCGATTCGGATTGCAATGGGACAATGGAAAAATCCTGAAACTCGTTTGACTCGAAGTATTCTGATTTGGGGAATTGAGCCAGATGCACCGAGCTTTAAGTTACCTGGATTGCAAGAGAACTTAGAACCACTGAAGTTATTAAACAATGTGGTTTTTGATCGAGTCGGTCGTCCTGAATTTGGCGCGATCGCAGAAACATTCGAGAAGCAGGGAAGCGTTACTACTGAACTCAATCAGCAAGTCATCAATATCAGCGGTCTAGTCACGATGGGCGCGTCATTTACGGCAGATGGCAATGTGTTCATGAGTGATTCGACTTTTTTGAAATTGTTTCGCGATCGACAAGCCAGCCAAGTCGATATCGGATTGATCCAACTCAAACCAGGCTCAGATATCAAAGCAGTACAAGCTCAATTGAGTGCGAACTTACCAAATGTCAAAGTACTAACACCCGAAGAGTTTGCAGCAATTGAACGGAACTATTGGGAAAGTCAAGGAACGATCGGATTTATCTTCGGAATTGGTGTGATTGTTGGTTTTATTGTTGGAACCGTGATTGTTTATCAGATTCTCTACACCGATGTGGCAAATCACTTGCCTGAGTATGCGACGTTGAAGGCGATGGGATATAGCGATCGATTTCTTCTCAATGTTCTACTTCAAGAAGCGCTCATTCTTGCTGTGCTTGGGTTTATTCCCGGTTTTGCGGTTGCAGTTGGACTGTACCAATTAACTTATGCTGCAACTTTATTACCGATCGCAATGACTACGAATCGAGCAATTACGGTCTTTGTTCTGACGGTTGCAATGTGCTCAATTTCGGGTGCGATCGCGATGCGTAAACTTCAAGCTGCTGATCCTGCGGATATCTTCTAA
- a CDS encoding sulfate ABC transporter, ATPase subunit (similar to AA sequence:cyanobase_aa:LBDG_05080) yields MGIVVQDVSKRFGNFQAVEQVSLEIKSGSLVALLGPSGSGKSTLLRLISGLESPDSGRIFLTGEDATDRSVQDRNIGFVFQHYALFKHLTVRKNIAFGMQIRKYPPDKAKKRVDELLDLVQLGGLGDRYPSQLSGGQRQRVALARALAVEPKVLLLDEPFGALDAKVRKDLRAWLRRLHDEVHVTTVFVTHDQEEAMEVADEIVVMNKGKVEQVGAPADVYDHPETAFVMSFIGPVNVLPSSSRIFQNNGFDSAHPEMFLRPHDVLVETSPNGSTVSARVTRLIHLGWEIQAELTLDDGQVVTAHLTRDRFDELKLSPDQRVYVKPKDAKSFPLYYSI; encoded by the coding sequence GTGGGTATCGTAGTACAAGACGTTTCTAAGCGCTTCGGGAATTTTCAGGCAGTCGAGCAGGTCAGCCTAGAAATTAAAAGTGGTTCGCTGGTTGCATTGTTGGGACCATCAGGATCAGGAAAATCGACGCTGCTGCGATTGATCTCAGGGCTAGAAAGTCCGGATTCAGGTCGAATTTTTCTGACTGGCGAAGATGCGACCGATCGGAGTGTGCAAGATCGCAACATCGGATTCGTATTCCAGCACTACGCTCTGTTTAAACATCTCACCGTTCGGAAAAACATTGCCTTTGGGATGCAGATTCGCAAATATCCACCCGACAAAGCGAAAAAGCGAGTCGATGAATTATTGGATCTGGTGCAACTGGGGGGATTAGGCGATCGATATCCGTCTCAACTTTCTGGCGGTCAACGGCAACGAGTTGCACTCGCGAGAGCATTGGCAGTCGAACCAAAAGTCTTACTGCTGGATGAACCGTTTGGGGCGTTGGATGCGAAAGTGCGGAAAGATCTGCGGGCTTGGTTACGTCGCTTGCATGATGAGGTGCATGTCACGACGGTGTTTGTCACCCACGACCAGGAAGAAGCGATGGAAGTGGCAGACGAAATTGTTGTGATGAATAAAGGCAAAGTGGAACAAGTGGGCGCACCTGCGGATGTTTATGATCATCCAGAGACTGCATTTGTAATGAGCTTTATTGGTCCGGTGAATGTGTTGCCCAGTTCGTCACGGATTTTCCAAAATAATGGCTTTGATTCGGCTCATCCTGAAATGTTCTTGCGTCCGCATGATGTCTTAGTCGAAACTTCTCCCAATGGTTCAACGGTGTCGGCACGAGTGACACGCTTGATTCACTTGGGGTGGGAAATTCAGGCGGAATTAACGCTGGATGATGGTCAGGTCGTGACAGCGCATTTAACTCGCGATCGCTTTGATGAATTAAAGCTTTCCCCAGATCAGCGCGTCTATGTTAAGCCCAAAGATGCCAAATCCTTTCCGCTGTACTACTCAATCTGA
- a CDS encoding heterocyst specific ABC-transporter, membrane fusion protein DevB (similar to AA sequence:cyanobase_aa:LBDG_32040) encodes MNLAVFTKPKNRLWLAIAFATLVTGGTSFYVVSQFSPKPAAQPAETAPTVRRIAALGRLEPASEIIKLSAPVALDGDRVSQILVKQGDRVQKGQVIAVLDSRDKLQDALNQAREQVRVAEAKLAQVRAGAKSGEIEAQQAAITRLQADRQGEIAAQAAEINRWEAEVRTAQSEFDRFNKLYQQGAIAASNLDGKRLALDTARSQLRQAQVKQNQSANSLEAQLNEARATLDRIAEVRPVDVETVATEVRSAIAAMKRAETELEQAYIRAPIAGQILKIHTRAGEKISTSGIADLAQNDQMVAIAEVYQSDIANVKVGQNAIITGQAFEGELQGTVSAVGLLVDQQNVFSNQPGENLDRRVVEVRIRLTPEASKRVSGLTNLQVQTAISLN; translated from the coding sequence ATGAATCTTGCTGTTTTCACGAAACCTAAGAATCGCCTTTGGCTTGCGATCGCATTTGCAACTCTCGTTACAGGTGGAACTTCGTTCTATGTTGTTTCGCAATTTAGTCCGAAACCTGCTGCTCAACCTGCCGAAACTGCTCCGACTGTTAGAAGGATTGCTGCACTAGGACGATTAGAGCCTGCTTCTGAAATTATTAAACTCTCTGCTCCGGTCGCATTAGATGGCGATCGCGTTTCTCAAATTCTGGTTAAACAAGGCGATCGCGTTCAAAAAGGTCAAGTGATTGCAGTCTTAGATTCACGAGATAAGCTTCAAGATGCGCTGAATCAAGCTCGTGAGCAAGTTCGAGTGGCTGAAGCGAAACTTGCACAAGTGAGAGCGGGCGCGAAGTCTGGAGAGATTGAAGCTCAGCAAGCAGCCATTACGAGATTGCAAGCCGATCGACAAGGTGAAATTGCTGCTCAAGCCGCTGAAATCAATCGCTGGGAAGCAGAAGTGAGAACTGCACAATCAGAGTTCGATCGATTTAACAAACTGTATCAACAAGGTGCGATCGCGGCTTCTAATTTGGATGGTAAACGACTTGCATTAGATACAGCGCGATCGCAACTCAGACAAGCACAAGTCAAACAGAATCAATCTGCGAATTCTCTAGAAGCGCAACTGAATGAAGCACGAGCGACTTTAGATCGAATTGCAGAAGTTCGTCCGGTCGATGTGGAAACGGTTGCAACTGAAGTGAGAAGTGCGATCGCTGCGATGAAACGGGCAGAAACGGAACTCGAACAAGCTTACATTCGTGCGCCGATCGCAGGTCAAATTCTTAAAATTCACACTCGTGCAGGTGAGAAAATTAGCACCTCTGGAATTGCGGATTTAGCACAGAATGATCAAATGGTTGCGATCGCTGAAGTTTATCAAAGCGACATTGCGAATGTGAAAGTCGGACAGAATGCAATCATTACCGGGCAAGCGTTTGAAGGAGAATTGCAGGGAACGGTTTCGGCAGTTGGATTGTTAGTCGATCAGCAGAATGTATTTAGTAATCAACCGGGAGAAAACCTCGATCGACGAGTGGTGGAAGTGAGAATTCGACTGACACCGGAAGCAAGCAAACGAGTTTCAGGATTGACCAATTTACAAGTTCAGACTGCGATTTCGCTGAACTAA
- a CDS encoding HNH endonuclease domain protein (similar to AA sequence:cyanobase_aa:LBDG_09270), with protein MAVNDRTRQQVRIRANYLCEYCHSPERSSSDIFTVDHLIPRSLGGSDELDNLALACRRCNERRYNFTTAIDPKTQQEVPIFNPRRQDWATHFMWSADGLKIIGTTTIGRATSDRLDFNDEFHNQGFIQESRQLWLQGGWHPPSADPRKPSD; from the coding sequence GTGGCGGTAAATGATCGAACCCGACAACAGGTTCGGATTCGGGCAAACTATCTCTGTGAATACTGTCACTCTCCAGAGCGCTCTAGCTCTGACATTTTCACGGTCGATCATCTCATTCCACGCTCACTAGGCGGTTCGGATGAGCTTGATAATTTGGCTTTGGCTTGTCGCCGATGCAATGAACGTCGCTACAACTTCACAACTGCGATCGATCCGAAGACTCAGCAAGAAGTTCCTATTTTTAATCCTCGTCGGCAAGATTGGGCAACCCATTTCATGTGGAGTGCAGACGGACTTAAGATCATTGGAACAACTACGATCGGTCGGGCAACCAGTGACCGATTAGATTTCAATGATGAATTTCACAATCAAGGATTTATTCAAGAATCCAGACAGCTATGGCTACAAGGAGGATGGCATCCCCCTTCAGCTGATCCGCGTAAACCATCAGATTGA
- a CDS encoding tRNA nucleotidyltransferase/poly(A) polymerase family protein (similar to AA sequence:cyanobase_aa:LBDG_05050), which yields MPHINPEQSARELMSSPVRTVRPETTIKEAQKILLRYGHSGLPIVHQGQLVGIVSRRDLDLAAYHGLKDTPVEKVMATHVRTIEPSTPLSEIRSIMGTYDIGRLPVIDRGQLVGIVTRTDVLRKLQPVPESLRLERFAEPFQKIFAIASQAAEDRGWHLYLVGGAVRDLLLANPNAEVSLSDIDFVVDGFHKSAEVGAGVELAKCLQEIYPQARLEIHGKFQTAALLWHNDPELGSLWIDIATARTEFYLYPAANPEVEASSIRQDLYRRDFTVNALALRLTDPRAGELLDFFGGLSDLRSHQVRVLHPNSFIEDPTRIYRAVRFAVRLGFEIEPQTEAYIRHAIASGVYNLRDRPVPALQSRLRSELKYILQARYWKAAIQKLADLDALVCVHPNLKLDRELWQQLKWADRFQQLDLTIPHWQLLLEVLIAKLDDRATVAKTLQLPHDAIVRLTKLPEIEATLQLSGKPSEIVQSLKPFNSETLALIAARGTSSIRRSIWQYFQVWSQVQSPLDGSDLKALGYKPGKQFKQILKELLTLTLDGKIRDRSEAEHYLAEHYPLN from the coding sequence ATGCCTCATATCAATCCAGAACAATCCGCTCGTGAGTTGATGTCGTCGCCTGTCCGTACGGTTCGACCGGAGACAACGATCAAGGAAGCCCAAAAGATTTTGTTGCGCTACGGACATTCCGGTTTGCCGATCGTGCATCAGGGGCAATTAGTCGGGATCGTGTCTCGCCGCGATCTGGATCTAGCTGCGTATCACGGTTTGAAAGATACACCTGTGGAAAAAGTGATGGCAACGCACGTGAGAACGATCGAGCCTTCTACACCGCTTTCAGAGATTCGATCGATCATGGGAACGTATGATATTGGGCGACTTCCGGTGATCGATCGTGGTCAACTGGTTGGAATTGTGACGCGCACTGATGTGTTACGGAAACTTCAGCCTGTCCCCGAATCGTTACGATTAGAGCGGTTTGCTGAACCGTTTCAGAAGATTTTTGCGATCGCGTCTCAAGCCGCAGAAGATCGAGGCTGGCATCTTTATCTGGTCGGGGGAGCCGTCAGAGATTTACTCTTAGCTAATCCGAACGCTGAAGTGAGTTTGAGCGATATTGATTTTGTTGTGGATGGATTTCACAAATCTGCCGAGGTTGGCGCAGGTGTGGAATTAGCGAAATGTCTTCAGGAGATTTACCCACAGGCGCGGCTCGAAATTCATGGAAAGTTTCAAACAGCGGCGTTACTTTGGCACAACGATCCGGAATTGGGATCGCTTTGGATTGATATTGCAACGGCGCGGACTGAATTCTATCTCTATCCAGCCGCAAATCCTGAAGTAGAAGCAAGTTCGATTCGACAAGATTTGTATCGTCGGGATTTTACGGTGAATGCGCTGGCATTGAGATTGACTGATCCGAGAGCGGGTGAACTGCTCGATTTTTTTGGCGGCTTGTCTGATTTACGATCGCATCAAGTCCGCGTTTTACATCCCAATAGTTTCATCGAAGATCCAACTCGAATTTACCGAGCCGTTCGATTTGCAGTGCGTTTGGGATTCGAGATTGAGCCGCAAACAGAAGCGTATATTCGACATGCGATCGCGTCAGGGGTTTATAACTTACGAGATCGCCCCGTTCCCGCACTTCAAAGTCGGCTGAGATCTGAATTGAAATACATTTTGCAAGCTCGATACTGGAAAGCGGCAATTCAAAAGTTAGCGGATCTTGACGCGCTCGTGTGTGTTCATCCGAATTTGAAACTCGATCGAGAACTTTGGCAACAGTTGAAATGGGCAGATCGCTTTCAACAATTGGATCTCACAATTCCGCATTGGCAATTACTTTTAGAGGTTCTGATTGCAAAACTTGACGATCGAGCTACTGTTGCCAAAACGCTCCAACTTCCGCATGATGCGATCGTTCGTTTAACTAAACTTCCTGAAATCGAGGCGACTCTTCAACTGTCTGGAAAGCCGAGCGAAATTGTTCAATCTCTAAAACCGTTCAATTCGGAAACATTGGCGTTGATTGCTGCGAGAGGAACGAGTTCAATTCGTCGATCGATTTGGCAATATTTCCAAGTTTGGTCACAAGTCCAATCGCCGCTTGATGGTTCTGATCTCAAAGCACTCGGTTACAAACCGGGCAAACAGTTCAAACAGATACTCAAAGAGCTTCTAACTTTAACTCTGGATGGCAAGATTCGCGATCGCTCTGAAGCCGAACATTATTTAGCTGAACATTACCCGTTAAACTGA
- a CDS encoding acetyltransferase (similar to AA sequence:cyanobase_aa:LBDG_32030), giving the protein MEIVKLNSSDFEKASDQLAAAFSQDPLIGHFLTDHNAIALKQMSRALLNFAQPYDRTYTTAETLKGVAVWLPPEASQFNLSQLWQVVTSGLLTVPFYLRWERILDFASFISTEIRLHDKTAPEPHWYLAMLGVSPECQGQGIGGKLLQPVLQEADRTSTPCYLETSTTGAVRFYQRQGFEIVHHGTFVGREYWAMKREPQGA; this is encoded by the coding sequence ATGGAAATTGTTAAGCTGAATTCGTCAGATTTTGAGAAGGCATCCGATCAACTTGCGGCTGCTTTCAGTCAAGATCCGCTCATTGGTCATTTTTTGACTGATCACAACGCGATCGCGCTCAAACAGATGAGCCGCGCTTTACTGAACTTTGCCCAGCCTTACGATCGCACCTACACTACTGCTGAAACTCTAAAAGGTGTTGCAGTTTGGCTGCCTCCAGAGGCATCTCAGTTCAATCTATCGCAACTCTGGCAAGTCGTAACATCAGGATTGCTCACTGTTCCGTTTTATCTACGATGGGAGCGAATTCTTGATTTTGCGTCATTCATCAGCACAGAAATTCGATTGCATGACAAAACTGCTCCAGAGCCGCATTGGTATCTAGCAATGTTAGGAGTGTCACCTGAATGTCAGGGTCAAGGCATTGGGGGAAAGTTACTTCAGCCTGTGTTGCAAGAAGCCGATCGAACAAGTACACCTTGCTATCTCGAAACTTCTACGACGGGCGCAGTACGGTTCTATCAGAGACAAGGGTTCGAGATTGTTCATCACGGAACCTTTGTGGGGCGTGAATATTGGGCGATGAAACGTGAGCCGCAAGGAGCATAA
- a CDS encoding hypothetical protein (hypothetical protein BN8_02981;~similar to AA sequence:cyanobase_aa:LBDG_32010) has translation MLFLGIGFLGWLIATLAFRLIGQYLLDPTNLTLSIGVFLATPLVLIIVMLGLYVWQQVKAIERPKAALLIALPGMLLDVASVLYFPTVFPNIDPSANILFAGLMLWGYSSILATSFLSANEL, from the coding sequence ATGCTCTTTCTAGGAATTGGATTTTTAGGTTGGTTGATTGCGACCCTTGCATTTCGTCTTATCGGTCAATATCTTCTTGACCCAACTAATCTAACCTTATCGATCGGAGTGTTTTTAGCAACACCTCTAGTATTGATCATTGTGATGTTAGGTCTCTACGTTTGGCAACAAGTGAAAGCGATCGAACGTCCCAAAGCTGCATTGCTCATTGCCCTGCCTGGAATGCTTCTAGATGTTGCGAGTGTTTTGTATTTTCCAACCGTGTTTCCCAACATTGATCCAAGTGCAAATATTCTGTTTGCTGGATTGATGTTATGGGGATATTCATCAATTCTAGCCACTAGCTTTCTATCCGCAAATGAACTGTAA
- a CDS encoding TetR family transcriptional regulator (similar to AA sequence:cyanobase_aa:LBDG_32050), with the protein MPKIVDHDRYRKELLVKSFDLFAEKGYAAITMRQIAQGLEVSTGTLYHYFPSKEALFEQLLEEMTELNILSFSSQLEAGKTLAEQTEMGFRLMEQHREFFFKQTLLMIDYYQYQRISGKEVSHLFKQVCERSEAAMFTLLGIDDPDLIVFITSLTDGLILQEMYGHKRVNYETQARLLSEMLMMYLEKHNLKCR; encoded by the coding sequence ATGCCTAAGATTGTTGACCACGATCGCTATCGCAAAGAACTGTTAGTTAAATCATTTGATCTGTTTGCTGAGAAGGGCTATGCCGCGATCACCATGAGGCAAATTGCTCAAGGGCTGGAAGTTTCAACCGGAACGCTGTATCACTACTTCCCCAGTAAGGAGGCATTGTTTGAACAACTGCTTGAGGAGATGACAGAGCTAAATATTCTCAGTTTCTCAAGTCAACTTGAAGCAGGAAAAACTTTGGCAGAACAGACTGAAATGGGCTTTCGGTTGATGGAGCAGCACCGAGAATTCTTTTTCAAACAAACATTATTGATGATTGATTACTATCAATACCAAAGAATCAGTGGTAAAGAGGTGAGTCACTTATTTAAGCAAGTTTGCGAACGATCTGAAGCTGCTATGTTCACGCTCTTGGGAATCGATGATCCTGACTTGATCGTATTTATTACCAGTTTGACAGATGGACTGATTTTGCAAGAAATGTATGGACATAAGCGAGTGAACTACGAAACACAGGCGCGATTACTCTCAGAGATGTTGATGATGTATCTCGAAAAACACAATCTGAAATGTAGGTGA
- a CDS encoding hypothetical protein (similar to AA sequence:cyanobase_aa:Ava_1828) has translation MTPQVMTPVLMIEPSSWLRSGITIEQVDDVNLVKFTADLHLRLEELLEQKKAGTLTAEEEAEYAGISELERIMSFVNAKLIANRGGK, from the coding sequence ATGACTCCTCAAGTTATGACCCCTGTGCTGATGATTGAGCCATCATCCTGGCTTCGATCCGGCATTACGATCGAGCAGGTCGATGATGTCAATTTAGTAAAATTCACCGCTGATTTACACCTCCGCCTAGAGGAACTGCTAGAGCAGAAAAAAGCAGGGACATTGACTGCTGAAGAAGAAGCTGAATATGCTGGGATCTCTGAACTGGAGCGAATTATGAGCTTTGTGAACGCCAAACTGATTGCGAATCGTGGCGGTAAATGA